The Desulfobotulus mexicanus genome includes the window GTTCTTACTCTGGATATTGAAATGCCCCGTATGGACGGGCTTACCTTCCTTCGTAAACTGATGCGTTATTATCCTTTGCCTGTTATAATTGTCAGCTCACTTACATCCAAAGGGAGTGAGCTGGCACTGGAAGCCTTAAGTATAGGGGCTTTGGAGGTGATTTCCAAGCCGACCTCAGCCTATTCCGTTGGCGATATGAGTGTGCAGCTGGCGGCAAAAATTCGGGCAGTTGCCGGTGTGAGGGTGGATCGAAAGCAGGATGTGCAGGAAGTTCCTGTGAAGCGGGGTGGAACTGAGCCTGTAAGGTCCTTGCGTGTGACAACCCATAAGATCATAGCCATGGGCGCTTCCACGGGTGGGACCGAAGCCCTGCGTGAGGTTTTGACAAGGATGCCGGTGAATGCTCCTGGGATTCTTGTTGTCCAGCATATGCCAGCCCGTTTTACAACGGCTTTTGCTGCCCGGCTCAATGATCTCTGCGCCATGTCCGTTAAGGAAGCCGAGGATGGTGATCCCGTCACTCCAGGTCAGGTACTGATTGCCCCCGGTAATTTTCATATGCTTTTGCGCCGCAGCGGTGCCCGGTATTATGTACAGGTGAAAACGGGTCCCCTTGTGCATCATCAGCGGCCTGCGGCGGATGTCCTGTTTGATTCTGTGGCAGGCTATGCCGGTGCCAATGCCCTTGGGATTATCCTGACGGGGATGGGGGCAGACGGAGCTCAGGGACTGAAAAAAATGCTGGATGCCGGAGCAAGGACCATTGCCCAGGATGAAAGGACATCG containing:
- a CDS encoding protein-glutamate methylesterase/protein-glutamine glutaminase → MGADNIRVLVVDDSAIVRKVFTEELSREPGIEVVGTAPDPYVARDKIVHLKPDVLTLDIEMPRMDGLTFLRKLMRYYPLPVIIVSSLTSKGSELALEALSIGALEVISKPTSAYSVGDMSVQLAAKIRAVAGVRVDRKQDVQEVPVKRGGTEPVRSLRVTTHKIIAMGASTGGTEALREVLTRMPVNAPGILVVQHMPARFTTAFAARLNDLCAMSVKEAEDGDPVTPGQVLIAPGNFHMLLRRSGARYYVQVKTGPLVHHQRPAADVLFDSVAGYAGANALGIILTGMGADGAQGLKKMLDAGARTIAQDERTSVVFGMPKEAIRIGAAEHVLALDRIAEKALSLL